From a single Loigolactobacillus coryniformis subsp. coryniformis KCTC 3167 = DSM 20001 genomic region:
- a CDS encoding heavy metal translocating P-type ATPase: MANKEDHMNMKNMSAKNMENNESNMSHMDHDMAEMDHSQMNMNHGDMDMAGTDMMMHGGSMMHMGNLQVKFWVSVVLAIPVLLLAPIMGLNVSILSFSSPLIVGIIIVLFDTALYFYGGMPFLKGAKAEIQNKSPEMMTLVTLGISVSYFYSLYAFIANNFLNPANHVMNFSFELATLILIMLLGHWIEMNALMGAGDALQKMAALLPKTAHLVTDNGETKEVPVSDLKVGQAFQVRSGESIPADGVITAGESTVNEALVTGESAAVTKNVGDKVIGGATNNNGTLTVKISGTGDSGYLSQVMKMVQNAQQAKSKAEDKADLVAKYLFYAALGVGIIAFFAWLPQGLATAMTIMVTVFVIACPHALGLAIPLVVSRSTTIGAQNGLLVRNRQAIEASQHVSHVLLDKTGTLTEGKFTVNALIPNDGIDETTLLSRLAALENNSTHPLAQAIITEAQAKDIEVVAAEKSQNIPGVGISGNVDGTDYTIVNGNYLTKQGIRFDEAAANKWAAKGNSVSFLLQGTQVQGMVAEGDTIKAGAKELISGLQRRGITPVMLTGDNPKAAEHVANLLGLTEFHAGLLPDDKQKIIADYQAKGNHVIMVGDGVNDAPSLAAADIGIAIGAGTDVAIDSADVVLVKSEPSDILHFLDLAKITNRKMVQNLWWGAGYNIVAIPLAAGVLSFIGIILDPAVGAAVMAMSTIIVAINAMGLTGEKIKNV; this comes from the coding sequence ATGGCAAATAAAGAGGACCATATGAACATGAAAAACATGAGTGCTAAGAATATGGAAAATAATGAATCAAATATGAGTCATATGGATCACGATATGGCCGAAATGGATCACAGCCAAATGAACATGAATCACGGTGATATGGATATGGCTGGGACCGACATGATGATGCACGGTGGCTCAATGATGCATATGGGGAATTTGCAAGTTAAATTTTGGGTCTCCGTTGTCTTAGCGATTCCAGTTTTACTGTTAGCACCAATCATGGGTTTAAACGTTTCCATCCTTAGTTTCAGTTCACCGCTAATTGTTGGCATTATCATCGTTTTGTTTGATACAGCACTTTACTTTTATGGCGGAATGCCATTTTTAAAGGGGGCTAAAGCGGAAATTCAGAATAAATCTCCTGAAATGATGACGCTAGTAACCCTTGGAATTTCCGTTTCGTATTTCTACAGTTTGTACGCATTTATTGCCAACAACTTCTTGAACCCGGCAAATCATGTAATGAATTTTTCGTTCGAACTTGCAACCCTGATTTTAATTATGCTTCTAGGACACTGGATTGAAATGAATGCATTGATGGGGGCTGGGGATGCCTTACAAAAGATGGCGGCCCTGTTGCCTAAGACGGCCCATCTAGTTACAGATAATGGTGAAACAAAAGAAGTTCCAGTATCTGATTTAAAAGTTGGTCAAGCTTTCCAAGTGCGTTCAGGTGAGAGTATTCCAGCCGATGGTGTTATTACGGCTGGGGAGTCGACCGTGAATGAAGCACTGGTAACCGGTGAATCTGCTGCCGTTACCAAGAACGTTGGCGATAAGGTCATTGGTGGTGCAACCAACAATAACGGGACGCTAACGGTTAAAATTAGTGGTACTGGTGACTCCGGCTATCTTTCTCAAGTAATGAAAATGGTTCAAAATGCCCAGCAAGCTAAATCTAAAGCAGAAGATAAAGCTGATTTAGTTGCCAAGTATCTATTTTACGCGGCACTTGGTGTTGGGATTATTGCTTTCTTTGCCTGGTTACCCCAGGGATTGGCGACTGCAATGACGATCATGGTGACCGTCTTCGTGATTGCTTGCCCGCATGCATTAGGATTAGCGATTCCATTAGTGGTTTCTCGTTCTACTACGATTGGCGCTCAAAATGGGCTATTAGTTCGAAATCGCCAAGCCATTGAAGCAAGTCAACATGTTAGCCACGTTCTCTTGGATAAAACTGGCACGTTAACAGAAGGTAAATTTACGGTGAATGCATTGATTCCAAATGATGGGATTGACGAAACAACGTTATTAAGCCGACTGGCCGCCCTTGAAAATAATTCGACTCATCCGCTGGCCCAAGCAATCATTACTGAAGCCCAAGCGAAGGACATTGAAGTCGTTGCGGCTGAAAAGTCTCAAAATATTCCGGGCGTTGGTATTTCCGGTAATGTTGATGGCACTGACTATACGATTGTTAATGGTAACTATTTAACGAAGCAAGGGATCAGGTTTGACGAGGCCGCTGCTAATAAATGGGCTGCTAAGGGTAATTCCGTCAGCTTCCTATTGCAGGGCACCCAAGTTCAAGGAATGGTTGCTGAAGGCGACACCATCAAAGCGGGTGCTAAGGAATTAATTAGTGGTCTTCAGAGGCGAGGAATTACCCCCGTAATGCTCACTGGCGATAATCCAAAAGCCGCGGAACACGTTGCTAACTTACTAGGATTGACTGAATTCCATGCAGGCCTATTACCAGATGATAAGCAAAAGATTATTGCTGATTATCAAGCAAAGGGCAATCACGTCATCATGGTTGGTGACGGCGTAAATGACGCACCAAGTCTTGCCGCGGCCGATATTGGAATTGCAATTGGCGCCGGAACCGATGTTGCCATTGATTCCGCTGATGTTGTGTTGGTTAAATCAGAACCCAGCGATATTTTACATTTTCTTGATTTGGCTAAAATCACAAATCGGAAAATGGTTCAAAATCTCTGGTGGGGAGCAGGCTACAATATTGTCGCAATTCCACTCGCTGCCGGTGTGTTATCATTTATTGGAATCATTCTAGACCCAGCCGTTGGTGCTGCGGTCATGGCGATGTCGACAATTATCGTGGCAATTAATGCGATGGGATTGACTGGTGAAAAGATTAAAAACGTGTAA
- a CDS encoding helix-turn-helix domain-containing protein, giving the protein MPRSRHTLQEKLALLAEFKQSGLSIGTFTRQHGIHRETLMRWQSRLERDGLAGLTEAHTNNHYSNELKLKAVQAFLAGEGSLLDLATKFGLRSSTQLDNWVSRYNRDKTLTARPSRKRVPTMSRQTTFEERIKIVEYVTKAKHSYTEAADHFQVSYQQVRTWVIKTKSGGYEALVDNRGHRKANHELTELDKANLQIRELKAQLADKELYEAFIKKFQELQRRG; this is encoded by the coding sequence ATGCCTAGATCGAGACACACGCTTCAGGAAAAGTTGGCGCTGTTAGCTGAATTCAAGCAATCAGGTTTATCAATTGGGACTTTTACCAGACAACATGGTATCCATCGAGAAACGCTCATGCGTTGGCAGTCGCGCCTTGAACGTGATGGGTTGGCAGGGCTCACGGAAGCGCACACAAATAATCATTATTCCAACGAATTGAAACTTAAAGCTGTTCAGGCTTTTTTGGCCGGTGAAGGGTCACTGCTGGATTTAGCCACAAAATTTGGTTTACGTTCATCAACACAACTCGACAACTGGGTTTCCAGGTATAATAGGGATAAAACCTTGACGGCCAGACCGTCTAGAAAGCGGGTCCCTACCATGAGTCGGCAAACAACTTTTGAAGAACGCATCAAGATCGTTGAATATGTGACTAAAGCTAAACACTCGTATACCGAAGCCGCGGATCACTTTCAAGTCTCCTACCAACAGGTCCGTACTTGGGTGATCAAGACTAAAAGTGGCGGCTATGAAGCGCTCGTAGATAACCGTGGGCATCGAAAAGCCAATCATGAATTAACCGAACTAGATAAGGCTAATCTCCAGATCCGAGAACTAAAAGCACAACTGGCAGATAAGGAACTCTACGAGGCCTTCATAAAAAAATTTCAGGAACTTCAGCGCAGGGGGTGA
- a CDS encoding IS3 family transposase encodes MNKPHRLAYHAIKVVSQGNHGAVTKLLTVIGVSRQAYHKGLRRQETTWEKHNKQLKTRTQYWFDFHHQGIGAGNLLTNLQADKLIDFPVTLKQVRRVMRELDIRCQVRPKKHKRAKQTEQYLLDNVLKQNFQVTAPNKVWLSDSTELTYGLNGEYKVRLSGVLDLYGRRLLAYNLSATETSAAEIQVFQRAFTAVGKVPSLIHTDRGSAYTSRAFNHFINQFEITRSMSRPGTPYDNAPMERWWNEFKLRWMARHPRAKTYQELITLVESGIEYFNHDNRSAQRNGLTPDEYWNEAI; translated from the coding sequence GTGAACAAACCACATCGGCTGGCTTACCACGCTATCAAGGTAGTCAGCCAAGGTAATCATGGTGCCGTAACGAAACTTTTAACCGTTATCGGCGTCAGCCGACAAGCTTATCATAAAGGGCTTAGACGACAGGAAACAACATGGGAAAAGCACAATAAACAACTCAAAACACGCACCCAATATTGGTTTGATTTTCACCACCAAGGTATCGGTGCTGGAAATCTTCTGACTAACTTACAAGCGGATAAACTAATTGATTTTCCGGTAACTTTGAAGCAAGTTCGCCGGGTCATGCGTGAACTTGATATTCGCTGTCAAGTACGGCCAAAGAAGCATAAACGGGCCAAACAAACTGAACAATATTTACTCGACAATGTTTTAAAGCAAAACTTTCAAGTGACAGCGCCCAATAAAGTTTGGTTATCTGATTCAACTGAACTAACTTATGGGCTTAATGGTGAGTACAAAGTCCGCTTAAGTGGTGTCTTGGATTTATATGGTCGCCGACTCTTGGCATACAATCTCAGCGCCACAGAAACGAGTGCCGCTGAGATCCAGGTTTTTCAGCGTGCCTTTACTGCAGTTGGTAAGGTCCCATCACTTATTCACACCGATCGTGGTTCGGCGTATACCTCAAGAGCGTTCAATCATTTCATCAATCAATTTGAGATCACCCGCAGTATGTCGCGTCCAGGAACACCATATGATAACGCCCCGATGGAGCGCTGGTGGAATGAATTTAAACTTCGCTGGATGGCGCGTCATCCGCGAGCAAAGACCTATCAAGAATTAATAACGCTCGTTGAATCAGGAATCGAATATTTTAATCATGACAATCGCTCAGCACAAAGAAATGGCCTCACCCCGGATGAATACTGGAATGAAGCCATCTAA
- a CDS encoding IS5 family transposase (programmed frameshift) has translation MPDYPSNISRAQFALIQPDLENFRKHTRPRRYDLYDVFNAILYSLTTGCQWRELPHDFPEWHTVYRYYDMWRDKPDPTADSLLERLLKKPVASYRFAQGRSARTSFVMVDAQSVKTTDLTKNSGYDGGKKISGIKRHIAVDINGLPQAILVTRANVSDRSGALAMFSLASQNLELVQHVMVDGGYTGNDFADQVKLILNAKTTVAKRNELHMFTVLPQRWIVERSWSWLDKCRRLWKNCERALNSSLQMVVLAFLKIVLKGY, from the exons ATGCCAGATTATCCAAGCAATATTTCTCGAGCGCAATTTGCGTTAATACAACCTGATTTAGAAAACTTCCGCAAGCATACAAGACCGCGTCGTTATGATCTTTATGACGTATTCAATGCCATCCTTTACTCGCTTACTACAGGGTGTCAATGGCGTGAATTACCGCACGATTTCCCGGAATGGCATACCGTCTACCGCTATTACGATATGTGGCGAGATAAACCAGACCCGACAGCTGATTCGCTATTAGAAAGGCTTTTAAAAAAAC CTGTCGCTTCCTATCGTTTTGCACAGGGCCGATCGGCCCGAACGTCGTTTGTGATGGTTGATGCTCAAAGTGTTAAAACCACTGATTTAACGAAAAATAGTGGCTACGATGGCGGCAAAAAGATTTCAGGGATTAAGCGTCATATAGCGGTTGATATTAATGGTTTACCACAAGCCATTCTGGTGACACGAGCTAATGTATCAGATCGTTCAGGTGCATTGGCTATGTTTAGTTTGGCTAGCCAAAATTTAGAGCTGGTTCAGCATGTCATGGTTGATGGTGGCTACACTGGCAATGACTTTGCGGATCAGGTGAAGCTCATTTTGAATGCTAAGACGACGGTAGCTAAACGCAACGAGTTGCATATGTTCACGGTGTTACCGCAACGATGGATCGTTGAACGTTCATGGAGTTGGCTAGACAAATGTCGGCGACTTTGGAAAAACTGTGAACGTGCCCTTAACAGCAGTCTTCAAATGGTTGTATTGGCCTTCCTGAAGATAGTTCTTAAAGGATACTAG
- a CDS encoding ABC transporter ATP-binding protein, whose product MATDYVIAKQVSKHFGHQQVLNQIDLTLPAGMIYGLIGPSGAGKTTLIKSILGMEAVDSGTVKVMDTVMPNRAVMAQVGYMAQSDALYETLTARENLTLFGQLMSVPKIKLAQMIDYAAGLVDLTSQLDKRVSGYSGGMKRRLSLAIALIQDPQLLILDEPTVGIDPELRQQIWTELNKLKDTGKSMLVTTHVMDEAERCDYLMLIRHGIALAEGTPAALKQQYAVDTIEQVFLKAGRMQDANDGNR is encoded by the coding sequence ATGGCAACGGATTATGTCATCGCCAAGCAGGTCAGCAAGCACTTTGGTCATCAGCAAGTGCTCAATCAGATTGATTTGACACTGCCGGCTGGAATGATTTATGGCTTGATTGGGCCATCAGGAGCTGGGAAGACCACCTTGATCAAGAGTATTTTAGGGATGGAAGCTGTGGATAGTGGCACTGTTAAAGTCATGGATACGGTGATGCCCAATAGGGCGGTAATGGCACAAGTAGGGTATATGGCCCAAAGTGACGCTTTGTATGAGACACTAACGGCCCGTGAAAACCTGACCTTGTTTGGGCAATTGATGAGCGTTCCAAAAATAAAGTTAGCACAGATGATTGATTATGCAGCCGGATTAGTTGATTTAACGTCCCAATTAGACAAGCGGGTCAGTGGCTATTCGGGTGGGATGAAACGGCGCTTGTCGTTGGCAATTGCCCTGATTCAGGATCCCCAATTATTGATTTTAGATGAACCGACCGTTGGGATTGATCCAGAATTACGGCAACAAATTTGGACCGAACTAAATAAGCTCAAGGATACCGGTAAGTCGATGCTCGTGACAACGCATGTCATGGACGAAGCAGAACGGTGTGATTATCTCATGTTGATTCGGCACGGGATTGCGCTTGCTGAGGGGACACCCGCGGCACTGAAACAACAGTATGCAGTAGATACGATCGAACAGGTCTTTTTGAAAGCGGGGCGGATGCAAGATGCGAACGATGGCAATCGTTAG
- a CDS encoding ABC transporter permease codes for MRTMAIVRRVFKQMLRDKRTLALMFLAPLLIMALMYFLFQNNTTQVATLGVHNVDHQVVKAINTKHVDIHHYSSNQAKAMIKQHDLDGYLTQKDGNLTITYSNSNPTNTSLIKASLQSGLVKLKIQTLVTATKAQKKVLQTQKQATVSKLKTALAQAQASGNTAAAAKIQKQLRQATASATAPTNSQSQTTTYTTSSHYIYGSSDSTFFENFLPAFLGFFVFFFVFLISGVSLLNERTTGTLSRLLATPIRRSEIIMGYLIGYGGFAIIQTVLTVVFTITVFKIHLVGSIWLVFLTNLLLALVALTLGIFISTFANSEFQMIQFIPLIVVPQIFFAGLVPVDGMASWLQAIAHIMPLYYGANALTAVVTKGAGLGDIGVNLLILVGFMVVLTMLNIVGMKRYRKV; via the coding sequence ATGCGAACGATGGCAATCGTTAGACGAGTTTTTAAGCAAATGTTACGTGATAAGCGTACCTTGGCGCTGATGTTTTTGGCACCACTCTTAATTATGGCGTTGATGTATTTTTTGTTTCAAAATAACACGACTCAAGTGGCGACTTTAGGTGTTCACAATGTTGATCATCAGGTGGTCAAAGCCATTAATACGAAGCATGTCGATATTCACCATTACAGCAGTAACCAGGCAAAAGCGATGATTAAGCAGCATGATTTGGATGGATATTTGACGCAAAAAGATGGCAACTTAACGATCACGTATTCTAATAGTAATCCGACCAATACGTCATTGATCAAAGCTTCTTTGCAAAGCGGACTGGTCAAATTAAAAATTCAGACGTTGGTCACGGCTACTAAAGCACAAAAAAAGGTGTTGCAAACGCAAAAACAGGCAACGGTTAGCAAGCTAAAGACGGCCTTGGCCCAAGCACAGGCAAGTGGGAATACGGCTGCTGCGGCTAAAATTCAAAAGCAATTGAGGCAGGCTACAGCGAGTGCTACGGCGCCAACAAATAGTCAATCACAAACGACAACCTATACCACTAGCAGTCATTATATTTATGGTAGTAGTGATTCAACGTTCTTTGAAAACTTTTTGCCAGCCTTTCTCGGTTTCTTTGTCTTCTTCTTTGTGTTCTTGATTTCTGGCGTTTCACTTTTGAATGAACGCACTACTGGAACCCTAAGCCGGCTACTTGCAACCCCAATTCGACGGAGTGAAATTATTATGGGCTATCTAATTGGTTATGGGGGCTTTGCCATCATTCAGACTGTCCTGACCGTTGTTTTTACAATTACGGTCTTCAAGATTCACTTAGTTGGTAGTATTTGGCTGGTCTTTCTGACTAACTTATTATTAGCGTTAGTGGCTTTGACCTTGGGTATCTTTATTTCCACCTTTGCTAACTCAGAATTTCAAATGATTCAGTTTATTCCACTGATTGTTGTACCACAAATCTTTTTTGCTGGGTTGGTTCCAGTCGATGGCATGGCCAGTTGGTTGCAAGCAATTGCCCACATCATGCCGTTATACTATGGTGCTAATGCGTTGACGGCTGTTGTGACAAAGGGTGCTGGGCTTGGCGATATTGGTGTCAATTTGTTAATATTAGTAGGGTTTATGGTCGTACTAACAATGTTGAATATTGTTGGAATGAAACGTTATCGGAAGGTGTGA
- a CDS encoding TetR/AcrR family transcriptional regulator produces the protein MERPRIRDYFQQDLSQNETITPKQRAILQASLDLFAEKGFDQTSTSDIAQRAGVAEGTVYRRYKTKAALRDAILAPIAAHIVPILASDFSEDELRQRYPSLQAFVTAIFTDRVAFAKANVKELKVIFEMAAFDTERREQILSQIAPKMVKQMGSVINQLKADHLIVDWPNDLILQSLLSQLFGYLARLMLELPGTEIEREQAYLITVMTKILTPGEHDQITGQ, from the coding sequence ATGGAACGACCACGGATACGGGATTATTTTCAACAGGATCTGAGTCAGAATGAAACGATTACACCTAAGCAACGGGCCATCCTCCAGGCAAGTCTCGATTTGTTTGCTGAAAAGGGTTTTGACCAGACCAGTACTAGTGATATTGCACAACGGGCCGGCGTTGCGGAGGGGACGGTCTATCGGCGGTATAAGACTAAGGCTGCCTTACGGGATGCCATCTTAGCACCAATTGCCGCGCACATTGTGCCAATTTTAGCGAGTGATTTTTCAGAGGATGAATTACGGCAGCGTTATCCCAGTCTACAGGCATTCGTCACAGCAATTTTTACGGACCGAGTTGCATTTGCTAAAGCTAACGTGAAAGAGTTAAAGGTCATTTTTGAAATGGCAGCTTTTGACACCGAACGACGCGAACAGATTCTTAGCCAGATTGCGCCTAAGATGGTCAAGCAGATGGGAAGTGTCATAAATCAACTAAAAGCAGATCATTTGATTGTGGATTGGCCGAATGATTTGATACTGCAAAGTTTGTTATCGCAGCTATTCGGTTACCTAGCGCGGTTAATGCTGGAATTGCCGGGAACTGAAATTGAGCGCGAACAAGCGTATTTGATTACGGTGATGACCAAAATATTGACCCCGGGTGAACATGATCAAATTACTGGTCAGTGA